The genomic segment TGTTCAACCGAACTCACTTCTTTCAACTCTTAACTTCACGTGAACAGATACAGACATATGAAAATCATATGAAAGTGTGACATTCTGAATCCACTGATTCTAAATTATGGATCGTCTCTACTAAAGCTTCTTGAGAGAATCATACAAGGATATATGTGATGTAAACATACACAACAAATATTAAACCAATTAAAACTATTGTCTAAACAAAAACATCATCCAGTTTCAACAATATAAATTGCTCCATGAAGGAGGAAAAGTACAGCACAATAAGAATTAACAAGTTAGAAGACATTACAACATAAATTTATCGAATCAAACTCCCCATATTGAATAGAAACCAATTGAATGCTCTTGTTGCTCGTCCTCTCCTTGTCTTCTTTTTTCCAAAAGCTTCTCGAAGAATCCACGATACTTATACGAGATCAAGCCTTCTTATTCCTGCATCAAACTATAACCAAGCAATATAAATTAGAAATATATAATCTCCCATTTACAATCAAATCATGTCAATTAAAGTATAGAAATATCAAGAGGAATTGTGTAAGTATACATTTTTGCATTAGTGATATATATGTTAGAGGAATTCTTACAAAGAAATTAATGTTATGAAGCAAAACAAGCTGCACCAAATTCCGCaacaaacaagaaaataaaaatgcaaagagAACACCTTGAAATGTGAGTTCATATTAAATTTCTTTTGCACAATTCTGTAAAATTTACTCcactatatcaaaaataaatgtcAATAATACTTGTCCATTTTGAAACAAATGGATAATTTACCcattttacccttagcattaaatATGATTCATTATCGAATGTGTTTTCCAAAGCATTAGATTTATTAGATTCAAAGGGTAATATGGTAAAACTAgccctatcatttactatttcttaacTTATGTGTCAAGTTAATAGTGGACAACTATTAATAGACGGAGTTAGTAACAATTAGACCAAATTTCTCTTACATTTTAAGTAGAGttttaagcaaattttgtcgaagttatttttatgaaagaataacttttgtGTACAACTTGACTTGTGGAAATGAGAAACACAGTGTGACCCTGATAAATACTATATACTTACATGGATTGACGGGGTTGTTTCCGAggtcttgttgttcttcttgaATTCTTGCAGCAGATTCCCCAAGTTCGGGAAGACACCTTGTTAACTCAATCAGTTGTAGTGTATGGATTTCTGCAAACTCAGTGGGTATCTCTTTCAAATACCTGCATTCTTTAAGCACAAGGAGCTCAAGGACAGGAAAATTGTCATTTGTGGCTTTCCAGTACTTGAGAGGACTATCTTCAATTAACAAAAGCTTCAATCGAGTAAATCCCCTGACATTTGGATGCCATTCTTCGCCATAACAAGCATTACACATCAGCTTCAGCACCTCAAGGTTAGGCAACTCAGCTATGATGTCCATGTTTGACCAACTTAGCAAAGTTCTTTCCATCTTCAGCTTCTTGATCATTGTTGGAAAAAATCCACTAAAACAATATATAAGACTCAATGTTTCAAGTTGCTGCAGATGGACAAGATTGTTGAGATGCCCATTAGAGTAAATCCCATATCCACGGATTCCTAATTCTTTGACATTCTGAATCCCCATAATAACCTCCTTCGTGCAGCAACATGGAGACTAGTAAGAAATAGTTTGTATGTTTGAAAAACCCATGTGACTCCCTTTGTCAGCAGATACGCTTGGGGGATTTGGCAGATAAAATTCGGGCAGTTTGAGATGCCTTAATTGCATTAATCCCCAAGTTTGCACTGGAGGTATGCAGATTCCATAACCTGCAAATTTCTGGAGGTATGTTTAAATTCTCATAGCATTACAATGATAGGTACCTCAACCAGATGAGGCTTAGTATCTGTACAGGGAAATTATCAATCTCTTTGTGTCTCAACTCCAAGACTTTGAGTAATTTGAAATGAATAAGCTctgatttgaaaaaataatatgaatccttaagatgaaaagagaaaatagaacaGGTTTGTTTCAAAAGATCGTTGTTGTCATGATGATGTACAGGGGTAAGAAGAGCCCTATAAAGACCATAGGGACAATAATCAATTTTATCACCAGTCACGCATTTAAAGGGCTGCATTTTTTGCATACTGAGATATCGCCGTTTTGAATCTGAGTATTCAAGAACAAAGTCGTTCATGATAAAAATGTTCTCCCTTTGAATTTCTCTCACGCACAGGTCATATATTAGATCATGAACcttactgtaacaccccataaaagtCGTCCATGGATTAtcctttaatagagtgctcttagacttaaaaacttgaaaatttttcgaagtgtaatgaggacttagagtcattttagctggcaatattcgggatacaacttttcaaccttttcGACATCcgttttcagattttcaagttgtgttacgatcgggcaaggtcatagtacatctcggataagtttcagaatttttcaaaacgcataaggctgcgtttggatttcaaaacagtagcaaaacgcatagcctgttgcccagttttcagcatttcagggtcaacttcaaacaatcataactctctgaatataatgaactgggagagctgatacctatcaaatgaaagctctttgagttttctttccaatgaaactagtttcatccaaatccaacatttgagtaaggatttatacccgttttacttcagcctatcagtttatcaactgagggacagtttagactttgtttgttttcttaggggcattttagtcatttcacctcacccaaatttcgtACACCAGATTtggcccccaattcatcaaaatataatccttttctcaaattttctctcaagaacaccccttagggtttcaaacaaaaatctcaaataactcaagattcaaccgtgggttttggaagataattggagatttggaatccccacatcgtaagcttcaagaacatccctcaatttcttaaatagaggtatgcgggattttcctaaaatctcatgggcatagaaatcatgttttaagaatggggttttctaattcatgtacatactcatgttttagaagctttaatgatattgttttgtccttttgtctttcccccaaagtgatttgaaaattatatgtatatgtgtatatgtgtttgtcttgaaatatgaattgagagcatgatttacataaaacccctctcttgatgtaaattttcccatgtttcacgtgatatagattgttttgaaatacATCTTGAAAATTCATGCTATGAAATGCTTTGACTTttgctatgtttggaatatgattttgaacacgaaagagagggttgtaaatgttgaatatacatataatgaaagagtgcataattttgccaaaagcacatgaccaccttatgtttgatAAAAGTTTTTGCaaggttttgacttgagtttcaaaacatgaaatctttatgcaaattacatgttttggtggtctgaaactacacttttatgaaagatcatgcttaatgcattatggctcagaaataggacttgcaagtcttggtatgacgataccaacttagaaaaatgccataacagacacagactagTTCAGAAATGAGATTTTATCAGAATTTCATGATTAAGAAAtttcagaatgatacatgttcagaaaaggttaaaaattgggcataaagagatgtttgGTGGTccccgaagaaggcgtgagttcagacaactcattgcccaaaatcgtgatttaccgatccgggtatattattatacgctggcttaagtgccgtgtggcgtatcagactcagacactccaacccttgtggcacacttgggttgggggcttccccgccgagtcaatggcggatttcatatagcccgtggaatatcagacttataggggagttccacctaacttagaagtaatacaaagatcaaaaattattttgacaagaatgtcttatgatttttgaatgatgcccatgtgttttctgAAGctatttgtcacgacccgaaccagggcctggccgtgacgagcatttcgaaccatggaggcccgaaacacccctatctgtctggtaattatgcacataattcatatgatcaaagtaatgcggaagaaacacaataatacggaaacatggtcatatatatgaaaacaaataataacggggaaataaagtTCCCACAACAtgaatcaacctctaaacaaccgTCTgccaaaatctctaacaaatgactgggTCAAGTAACTGTAtgtaaactgggacaaggcccccagtagaccccaaaacttaatataagataaaaagactgcaggacataagaccttctgaaatatagaaggctcaccacttgtctctgcaactttgtctgaatgatctactgattctcttgacccctagactgagcctctgaacctgagaggttggagaggggggggggggggcagtacaaaagtactggcacatagagtaatccaaaacaaagtagatattttatacaatataagTGAGAGTTGTTATAAAACACATTATTTCAAAATGTTTCAAAAgtacatgggcatagtataaatatttttcaacaacaagGCAACATatttgagttaggtggtataccctacaatatcacatttacaccaactgtcaaacctcggttgccaccaagataagagtataagtgagggaaagacacaaaagaccacgaagcatggtgtctagacccaaatcaaatatggtagtgcacaagaccacaaagcaagactcctaaccataatcccaatttgggataatataatatcaggtatgcaagaccacaaagcatggtaccaagttcccgagtcggcaaacacggttttcAGCGTAGAATCATTTGACTCATGCTTTCTTCGGGCAACCAcctatctcatttaaaatcaatgcatttaaacTCACTTCATAATCCTTCACATATCATACtttatagggtatcgtcatacccgacttgcaagtcatcaatatcatatcaatctCTTCATTCAATCATTATATGCAATATTCTTCAATATGAgcaaaacaaccctctctttgaaaaTCAAGAATCATATCATTTCATAGCACTTTTCGAAACATTTCATGACATGCTTTTAAAGATGATTtcaaaaccattcatatcatatgaaaatttaaaacatcatatcaagagagggattccaaaTAATTCATGCTCGCAATTTAACATCATCTCAAATCATATGCAATTACATATACaatatatcaaatcatttcaagGAAAGGCCTAAAAGACCAAAACAACATCATTAAAGCATTCGAAACATaactatattcataatttcaaaacccccattgaaaaatatgatttaaattgcccatgagatttttaggataaacccatgtacctctattttcaaagataatagatgtttcttgaaggttgcggattggtgattccaaatatgtaattatcttcgaAAACGTACGGTCGAATtttgaactatttgagtttttattttgaaaccctaaggagtgttcttgagcaattttgatgaatgaaggtgtattttggtgtttgagggattaaatcccgtgttggtggtatataggggtggaggatgaccaaaatacctctaaggaacaattaaggtcaaatctgtccctcagttgacagttTGATAGGCTGGAGTAAATCgattataactttttactcatttactaaaattggatgaaactaactGTATTTGAAATAGGACTCAAAGAGATTTCGTTTGATATATTatagctcacacagttcattatatacagggagttatgatcgtttgaaattgaccctgaaatgctgaaaactgggcaataggctatgcgttttgctactgttttgaaatccaaacgcagccttatgcgttCCGAAAAATTCCCAAACTTATCCGAAATATAATATGAGCTTGACcgatcgtaacgcaacttgaaaatctaaaaacgtatgtcggaaaggttgaaaagttttatcccgaagattgccagctaaaatgactctaagtcctcattacacttagaaaaattttcaagtttttaagtctaaggtCACTCTATTAAACGCTAATCCATGCAtgacttttacggggtgttacactattttatacgtgatgtgttgatgaaaattgctctcatctattacatatatgttcaaatactttattGTGGATTGCTTTGCGTGCCAGTACATTTGTGCTGACTccccctccttccaggttttgagacacagtctaggggtccagataaatagtagatatttcagattGCAGAGCAGATTGTGcaggggtgagccttctatattccaaaAGGTCTGTTTACTTTcaaatatttatctttagtcatgttttggtctactgggggccttgtctcagttttcagacagttttgtttagttcatagtagagatttcatagactaaGTCAGACATTTTTATTatccagatatattttggatttcaatttttctgtattatgatcacattcagactgaccatgttttcgtattagatttctatttccgcattatcttttattatatgaatgttgtgcataattaccagatagacagagggcgcctcgggccttcacggttcgggaatgctcgtcacgaCCAGGGCCCCGGTTCAATTCGTGATACTTACATGATCTAATTTTTGTTCCATCTCGACTTTTCTTGCTGATGAGGACTAGACATCTATCGACAAGCTCTTGCAAACACTTCTCAGCCTCTCCTTCCAAATCATTTTCCAACTGTAGGAACCCCTCAGCTATCCATGATCTCATCAATTTCTTCGCTGGTATCTCACTGTCTTCTGGAAAAAACCCGAAATGCAGAAGACAAGCTTTTAGATCTCTAGTCATGTGATTGTAACTCAACCCAAGCATATGTGAACATAGTTCGTCAGGATCATTTGTGACAAATGACTTGACATCTTTCGCAATATTTTCCCAGTCTTCTATTGCCTTTTTAGATTTGAGAAGTCCAGCAGCCACGACTATAATTACTGGTAACCCTTGACATTTCTCTGCGATTTCCTGCCCAGTAGTCTCAAACTCAAATGGTAATGCTTCACTTGGTAATGCTGCACTTTTGAAAAGACTCCAACTCTCATCTTGATCCATGAAGCTCATTGTCACGATCCGAactggggccctagccgtgacgagtattccgaaccataaggcccgaaacacccctatctgtccagtaatcatgcacatgattcatatgataaaagaaatgcggaagatacacaatataacggaaacatggtcaagaatcatatgcgaacaataatggggaaacaatgtcccacaatctcaatcaacatctctaaaatcttctacgaaatctctactacatgaactGAAacaaacatctatctgaaaactgggaaaaggcccccagtagacccaaaattaataaatgataaatgaaactgctagatatcaggccttccgaaatatagaaggctcaccaagtgactctgcgaaTCTGCCTGAGGAAATCTattgattttctggacccctagactgtgcctccgaacctgggaaggaagggggtcaatacaaaagtactggtacgcagagatatcaaaacaaaatataatatttttataaaatatagttgagagccattataaagcagtttcatatcaaatcatttgaaaacacatgggcgtaacgtaattgttttcaacaacaatgcaatgcagctgagctaggtggaataccctacataatttacaccaactgtcaaacccctGTTaccgctgagattagagtatacgtgagggggagacacacaagatcacacagcatggtgtctcgatccaatggtagtgcccaagatcacttagtccgggctcctacctataattccaatttgggaatgacataaagtcaagtattcaagatcacttagcctggtaccaaattcccgtgtcggcaaacacggtttccagcgatgagcccttacactcaaacaccttcttcgggcatccacctatctcatgtaaaatcaatgcattcaaatttcatctgattcaatcacatatcatattctatagggtatcgtcatatccgacttgcaagccattaatatcacattattcttctcattcaaccattgtattcaacatgtttcaacacaaataaccctctcgttttcaagtcaaaatcatatcaattctcaaaacatttcacgtcatgcttttcaagatgttttcaaacaatttacatcatatgcacatttaaaacaaattcacatcaagagaggaaatttcatatcattcatgctctcaagttaacatctttttggaatacatacatatacatatatcctatagtaaatcactttgggagtaggcctaagggccaaatcaatatcataaaacgtttaaaacataatcatattcgtaatttcaaaacccccatttgaaaacatgaatttttaaatcccatgagatttttgagataaccccacgtacctctatatgcaaatatgataggtgcttcttgaagcctacgtagcggagattccaaatcttcaatttgttttgaaaatccacggttgaatcttgaactacttgggtttttattttgaaaccctagagagagttcttgaacaattttgatgaatgaaagtgtattttggggtctttgggaactgaatttcatgtttagggctaagtaagggtggaaactgaccattttgccccaaaaacggagtgtttaagtcacctgaaatctttacataggcgctgccgatgctatcgcctatgtttacataggcgccgcctactactttgaaaggccataacttcttgctcgggtgtcggattttagcaaaattggtatcgttggaaagataactcaaagacctatcatttgacacatagtaggctctctaattcaatatgtacagagagttatggttgatggaagctaacacaaattacaacgtccactaaaacttaatcgattgaAATAGTTTcgactcgtccttgagttgaaggacctctatgatctaaattcaagcttgaatggattcacatactacacaaataattaacatgccatattggcataggatttatggcttcgggattatcaacgcattgaaatcatggtttttattctagcccgaaatgcggggtgttacactcaTCCGTAAAGAAACATTCTCTGTATCAGCATAACAAGATACTTCATTGTTACGGGTAGTCAACAGTATTCGACTCCCTGCATTGTCTTCAGTTGGAAAGCATTGTCTCGCGCCATCCCACACTTTACAACTCCAGATATCATCCAAGACAATTAAGTACCTCTTTCTCTTTAAACTTTTCTGCAACATGTCTTCTAGCTCTACTTGACCTTTCGTCTTAACTGTGTCATTCATTTCGATCGTCGATTGCAGAAGGCTCAGCAAAATTTCCTTTATATTGTGCTGTTGAGATACAGTAGCCCACGCACGAACATCAAAACGGCATAGAATTGATTCATGATTGTAAACTTCTTTCGCTAAGGTTGTTTTACCTATGCCTCCCATCCCAACAATCGGTATAACTTTGGGTTCACCAGAGTAGTTTCCTGTCAGATATTCTACCAACCGTTTCCTTTGATCATCACGTCCAACCATATTATTGTTAACATTCAGAATATCGTTTGTTGAACTTGAAAACTCATGAACCAATGATTCCTTTGATACTTGTTTGCCTTTATCTTGAATCTTTGTTGACTCTTTCCAGACATGATCAATGTCCTTTGCCAATTGTTGAAGGCTTTTACGAAACTTTTGGCGTGTCCATATATTCGAGATTCCCTTGAAAAATCTTGAGCCGAtgattcctatgatgcttttaTTTTCTCCCAGTACAGCTTTTGTTAGTCTCAGTTGAATTGTGTATTCAACAGCACTTGCAACTTCTTTTACCTCTACTTCAAAATCCGTCATTTCTCCAAAAACATTGTTTTTCTCAAAGTTCTTGAGAAATACTTCCAGGGAAGTAACTTTTTCATGAAGAGCGCAAAGTTCTTCTCTGCAATCAAAGATTAGAGATTGCATCGGTGAATTGGATGTCAAGAGAGATTCTATTGTTCTCGTAAGAGAAGCCACACTTGCATGAGCCATATTTACTGTATTCTCATTTCTTTCCTTTGCGGTTATGACCTGAAACATGGTATTACAAATAAGATCAGGTAATAGTGAGTTTAGTCCCAAAATCCGCTTTGCTTACGTAGATATTGTTTTCTATGTTGCTGGGACTCATTAAAAAAGTTACCACGCCCATGTCAGATCCTTACAAAAATGCACAACTTTTGAAGGATCTAACACGTAATCAACGTTATTTTTGAGGAGTTCGAGCAACATACTTACATAGTACAAAGAGTTAAATTATACATTGACAAGCCACTACAAGTGTTGTTTTGCTCTAAAACTCTAATTAAATGAGAGAGTAATTTAGGGAAACTAACCATTCAAAGGCAGATTTTCTAAAACAGTAAGTAAGGTTTGTGTACACCCCACCCTCCCGATAACCCACTTGTAGGATTTTCTAACTTTGCTAGAAAGTCGGACCATAAAATTAACGGGTCacaattcaaaagtcttctttactttctttaacTTCGTGTCAAGTCAAAAAGACAAACATATCGAAATGGACCTTGGTTGTCCACTGTATACTTGGAGGAAAAAGATACTCcctttgtttcaaaaagaatgagcTACGTGCtttcctttttaattcatttaaaaaagaatgacttctttccttttttagctatactttaatttcaacttttcacgtgacatatttaagattataagattaaagggcattttggtacattgaCATAACTATAATTTAAAACCATATGATTCATAAGGAGATAAGCATCTAGTAGCCCCAAAGTATGgccaaagttgttacgacacactccaacttcacaggggtcctattaccccccataaactcaattttagcatatttttgtcacccttttgtgctgacgtgacacctttattacataaaaatggagCTCACGTAAAACGTGagacgtcagctaaaaaggttgaaaAGAATACACTAAAATTTAGTTGAGGGGGCAATAGGACTCCCGTGAAGTTGGAGTGCGACGTGACAAATTTAGTCATAATTTAGtagggtactagatgctttactcgaTTCAAAAGTCTTATTTATCTTCTTAAACTTTGCGTTAAGTCAAatagatcttttttttttaaaatgaagggCGTAATTTTTTTCTCCAAGATTATCGGTAACATCCTTAACTAACAAAAAATTACAGGATGACAACATGTATGCTAAGTTGTTGAGGTTGATCTTCAGATGGCCACTCAAATAAGAGTTATTTACTCAGAAATATGAGTAATTAAGGGAAACTAACCTTTCAATGGTAGTTTGGGAATACAAGAAGAAACCTGGGAAGAAACAACTGATCACTGCAACAAAATACTATAAGAAAACACAAATATGAgtatataaaaacaaaaggatATAAACAAGattaaaatcaagagaaaaatggCATACCTCTCTGAGTGTCTAACAAAGTGTTTGCCTTGTGATTTATTATTGCATGTGGGGaaagttcttttatttattttaatggaACAACACATGAGTTGTAGTTTCAAGATAAAAAGTTCTGAAGAGATgattatgtattttaaaataaaattaaagagatTATTTTGATTTACTGCATTTGAGCacgggtctatcgaaaacaacctctctatcttcGGACAAAGACTGCATTAATTCTTCCCAGATATCACTTATGCAATTATGTAAAGATTTACCTaataagataagtcaataaagaaataataagataTGGATGGAGGATCAAAATAAATCTCCAACTTTAGGAGGAACATTGTTATTgtaaaaaaagatagagaaccTTTTTGAACATGACTCAATTATCAAGACTAtctttaattttcaaagaaaaaatatttttattttttattcagtgggacatataataacttaataaatactccctccgttttaaaaaaaaaaaactgatttgtttttatttttagtttgtttaaaaaaatgatcattttcttttttgacaacaatattttaacttttcacatggTATGTTTAAGGCCGCAAGATTAAAGGAAATTTtaatacatttg from the Capsicum annuum cultivar UCD-10X-F1 chromosome 9, UCD10Xv1.1, whole genome shotgun sequence genome contains:
- the LOC107841793 gene encoding putative late blight resistance protein homolog R1A-4, whose protein sequence is MAHASVASLTRTIESLLTSNSPMQSLIFDCREELCALHEKVTSLEVFLKNFEKNNVFGEMTDFEVEVKEVASAVEYTIQLRLTKAVLGENKSIIGIIGSRFFKGISNIWTRQKFRKSLQQLAKDIDHVWKESTKIQDKGKQVSKESLVHEFSSSTNDILNVNNNMVGRDDQRKRLVEYLTGNYSGEPKVIPIVGMGGIGKTTLAKEVYNHESILCRFDVRAWATVSQQHNIKEILLSLLQSTIEMNDTVKTKGQVELEDMLQKSLKRKRYLIVLDDIWSCKVWDGARQCFPTEDNAGSRILLTTRNNEVSCYADTENVSLRMIRIVTMSFMDQDESWSLFKSAALPSEALPFEFETTGQEIAEKCQGLPVIIVVAAGLLKSKKAIEDWENIAKDVKSFVTNDPDELCSHMLGLSYNHMTRDLKACLLHFGFFPEDSEIPAKKLMRSWIAEGFLQLENDLEGEAEKCLQELVDRCLVLISKKSRDGTKIRSCNKVHDLIYDLCVREIQRENIFIMNDFVLEYSDSKRRYLSMQKMQPFKCVTGDKIDYCPYGLYRALLTPVHHHDNNDLLKQTCYGICIPPVQTWGLMQLRHLKLPEFYLPNPPSEVIMGIQNVKELGIRGYGIYSNGHLNNLVHLQQLETLSLIYCFSGFFPTMIKKLKMERTLLSWSNMDIIAELPNLEVLKLMCNACYGEEWHPNVRGFTRLKLLLIEDSPLKYWKATNDNFPVLELLVLKECRYLKEIPTEFAEIHTLQLIELTRCLPELGESAARIQEEQQDLGNNPVNPCNAEHFPTMLKKLKLVGTRLAWEDLNIIGKWPNLEVLKLKPDACRGTEWYQIEATNDHFPAPKHLVIRHSLHLQEIPIEFADIYSLQLIELQNCSAKPVASARRVQEDQESLGSKAGNVRSYNDPAECELRRSDSDSN